The window TGAAATTTCTGAACACACGAAAGAAGAAGCTCAATCACTCGGAGCAAAGGCACTCTTTGAGGAAAAATACGGCGATATTGTAAGAATCGTAAATGTTCCGGGATTCTCAATGGAATTATGCGGGGGCTTGCACGTCAAACGAACGGGCGATATAGGCAGCTTCAAAATTTTGCGTGAAGAGAGTATCGGCTCAGGCACACGGCGAATTTTAGCTACAACCGGAATGAATGTATTATTCTTAATGCAGAAATTATTTGCGCTGAGAAATTCAATGACTGCTTTATTATCTACCGACGAGGACAATTTAAACGAGAAGGCCCGCGCACTTGTTGACGAATTAAAAACTATGAAGAGTCAGATTCAGGCTGCAAAATTGCGTGAACTGCTCGATAACTCCGAGAAATTTTTAGAACGTGAAGAACTTAACGGGGTATTGCTTCAAGTCGGAAGATTTATTGATATTCCTGCTAATATGCTGCGTGATATAGGCGATAAAGCGCGTGCAAGACCAGAGGCAAATATTGTAGTCCTTGCGTCAATAAATAGTGATGACAAATCGTGTCAAATTATCGCAATGGCGGACGATAAAGCAGTGAATCTCGGCATTAACGCGGGAAATCTCATAAAAGAGGCTTGCTCAGTGTTAGGCGGTAAGGGCGGCGGACGTAAGAATCTCGCACAAGGCGGCGGCAAAGACGGCGGAAAATTAGAGTCGGCTTTAAAGCGTGTACGTGAACTCGTCGAGAATCAATTAAATAATTAAACAAGGAGATTTGCATTTATGACTCACGGCAAATTGTTAATAAAGATTGCTTCAGGCTGGGAGGTCTGGAGCAGATAAAGTTTTCAGAACCTCCGAGAGAAAAATTTTACTCAATCTTTAAGGAGGTTTGTAAATTGAATAGGGAACACAAGAGAAAATCTCTTGAAAAAGGTTATTACAAGACTCACGCGTGCAATGAGGGCTTTACGTGCAAATTATGCGGCTGGAAAGTTAATCCGCCATTATTCGGCGAAAATCACCGCAATCACTGTAATAATTGTCTCTCAAGCCTTCATTTAGACAACGAACCAGGAGATCGCGAATCAGACTGCGGCGGCATAATGGAACCAATAAGCGTGTGGGTCAGGAAAAACGGAGAATGGGCAATAATTCACCGCTGTAAAATT is drawn from Synergistaceae bacterium and contains these coding sequences:
- a CDS encoding RNHCP domain-containing protein → MNREHKRKSLEKGYYKTHACNEGFTCKLCGWKVNPPLFGENHRNHCNNCLSSLHLDNEPGDRESDCGGIMEPISVWVRKNGEWAIIHRCKICGHLSVNHVAPDDNPVKLISIAMKPIACPPFPVERIEELLRS